The following coding sequences are from one Gadus morhua chromosome 10, gadMor3.0, whole genome shotgun sequence window:
- the lsm11 gene encoding U7 snRNA-associated Sm-like protein LSm11, whose protein sequence is MEERERKKINTTEYDDREEASTSNPTTHPTRKDESHLRGNTEEEDSVKLDICSDTFDPLLALYSPTVTLPFPNIKCFNNVSAYESFLKGGRGRAKPENVEKKLRKAMEGVVDPERIKRLKDLMVCNVPKEGETSAPPRRKQKTHKNVVSRMQLNKGSPLGELYRCVEERIRVKVHIRSFKGLRGLCSGFVVAFDKFWNLAMVDVDETYRDPLLGEALYHEKALTITRLFEKLKLQESSEESSRTGKGKGKSVQPPQPGGGCSTDQQRLSRRTSRFSEAKPGATEAKAGGAGGTKAQGKAPHPYGKVHTRHINQLFIRGENVLLINLQPL, encoded by the exons ATGGaggaaagggaaagaaaaaaaataaacaccacTGAATATGATGACAGGGAAGAAGCATCGACATCAAATCCAACTACACACCCTACACGTAAAGATGAGTCGCATTTGCGTGGCAACACGGAAGAAGAGGACAGTGTCAAATTGGACATTTGTTCCGATACTTTTGACCCATTGCTGGCCCTATACTCTCCAACAGTAACTCTTCCGTTCCCAAACATAAAGTGTTTCAACAATGTCTCCGCATACGAAAGCTTTCTGAAAGGTGGCAGAGGGAGGGCCAAGCCCGAGAATGTTGAGAAAAAGCTGCGGAAGGCGATGGAAGGGGTGGTGGATCCTGAGCGCATCAAGAGGCTGAAGGACCTCATGGTGTGTAACGTGCCGAAAGAAGGGGAGACCAGTGCCCCTCCACGGCGGAAACAGAAGACCCACAAAAATGTTGTCTCAAGGATGCAAC TTAACAAGGGGAGCCCATTGGGTGAGCTGTACCGCTGTGTCGAAGAGAGGATACGTGTCAAAGTCCACATCAGGAGCTTCAAGGGGCTCCGTGGATTGTGTTCTGGCTTTGTGGTAGCCTTTGACAAGTTCTGGAacctg GCGATGGTGGACGTAGACGAGACGTACAGAGACCCACTACTTGGAGAAGCCTTGTATCACGAAAAAGCACTGACAATTACACGG CTCTTTGAGAAGCTCAAACTCCAGGAGAGCTCAGAGGAGTCGTCAAGAACAGGTAAAGGCAAGGGGAAGAGCGTTCAACCCCCCCAACCTGGCGGTGGGTGCAGCACGGACCAGCAGCGGCTATCAAGGCGCACCAGCCGGTTCTCAGAGGCGAAGCCTGGAGCCACGGAGGCAAAGGCCGGTGGTGCTGGGGGCACCAAGGCTCAGGGGAAGGCCCCCCATCCTTACGGCAAGGTCCACACGCGCCACATCAACCAGCTGTTTATACGAGGGGAGAACGTGCTCCTCATCAACCTCCAGCCCCTCTGA
- the thg1l gene encoding putative tRNA(His) guanylyltransferase codes for MLILNTRVLSGCMKTLVRSLNHSSRAMAKSKFEYVRQFETDDTCLRNCYIVVRLDGRNFHKFSEKHNFAKPNDNRALGLMTRSAQSVMEELEDVVIAYGQSDEFSFVFKRTSTWFKRRASKLMTHVASQFSSSYVFYWKEYFAEQPLLYPPGFDGRVVLYPSNRNLRDYLSWRQADCHVNNLYNTSFWTLIQKGGLTTIQAEERLKGTLAADKNEILFSDFDINYNNEPMLLRKGTTLIWEKRDEAVTKMVKLPNAEEQKEITVTRSRKRVCPHHCDIIGDQFWEEHPDILERDDC; via the exons ATGCTGATTCTCAATACGAGGGTATTGAGTGGATGCATGAAGACGTTGGTTCGTTCATTGAACCATTCCTCCAGAGCCATGGCGAAAAGCAAGTTCGAGTATGTCCGTCAGTTCGAGACAGACGACACCTGTCTGCGAAACTGCTACATTGTTGTACGTCTGGATGGGCGCAACTTTCACAA GTTTTCAGAAAAACACAACTTTGCTAAACCCAATGACAACCGGGCACTGGGACTGATGACACGCAGTGCCCAGTCTGtcatggaggagctggaggacgtTGTCATCGCCTATGGACAAAGTGACGAGTTTAGCTTTGTGTTCAAGAGAACCTCCACCTGGTTCAAGAGGAGAGCAAG TAAACTGATGACCCACGTGGCCTCCCAGTTCTCCTCTTCGTACGTCTTCTACTGGAAGGAGTATTTTGCCGAGCAGCCCCTGCTCTATCCCCCCGGGTTCGACGGACGAGTGGTCCTATATCCCAGCAACCGCAACCTGAGAGACTACCTCAGCTGGAGACAAGCAGACT GTCATGTAAATAACTTGTATAACACATCGTTTTGGACATTGATACAAAAAGGGGGACTTACAACGATCCAAGCAGAAGAGCGCCTGAAG GGAACATTAGCTGCGGACAAGAATGAGATCCTGTTCTCTGACTTCGACATCAACTACAACAACGAGCCGATGCTGCTCCGAAAAGGGACCACCCTGATCTGGGAGAAG CGAGACGAGGCGGTGACCAAAATGGTGAAGCTCCCCAACgcagaggagcagaaggagataACGGTGACCCGTAGCAGGAAGAGGGTGTGCCCCCACCACTGTGACATCATCGGGGACCAGTTCTGGGAGGAGCACCCGGACATTCTGGAAAGAGACGACTGTTGA